A single Ghiorsea bivora DNA region contains:
- the mtnA gene encoding S-methyl-5-thioribose-1-phosphate isomerase, with protein sequence MNGQYRALWLNKADDLEVIDQRYLPFAKNICVLKTAHDICEAIKDMTVRGAGVIGNVAAFGVFLAAREFEGDKTQIKQAAIKIRESRPTAVNLMWAVDRMLHVVEHADDVIAACKAEAIAIADKDVLRTQKIGQIGCDIIEDIMVDKKINQFNILTHCNAGWLAIVDSGSALAPIYEAQKRGINIHVWVDETRPRNQGASLTSWELLDAGIQHTIIPDNTGGHLVQQGLVDMVITGADRVALNGDAANKIGTYLKALAAKDNDVPFYIALPINTFDFDCKNGVQDIEIEQRSEDEVHMMRGLDNKGNVQTIRITPEHSKTANYGFDVTPARLITGLITEAGVIAPNQEAIRQLQPSCST encoded by the coding sequence ATGAACGGACAATATCGTGCATTATGGTTAAATAAAGCGGATGATTTAGAAGTCATCGACCAACGTTATTTACCGTTTGCAAAGAACATTTGCGTGCTAAAAACTGCACATGATATTTGTGAAGCCATCAAAGATATGACGGTGCGTGGTGCAGGTGTGATTGGTAATGTGGCAGCATTTGGTGTGTTTCTGGCAGCCCGTGAATTTGAAGGTGATAAAACACAAATCAAGCAAGCTGCGATAAAAATTCGGGAGTCTAGACCCACTGCAGTGAATTTAATGTGGGCAGTGGATAGAATGTTACATGTGGTTGAACACGCTGATGATGTGATTGCCGCCTGCAAAGCCGAAGCCATTGCTATCGCCGATAAAGATGTATTGAGAACACAAAAGATTGGGCAAATTGGCTGTGACATCATTGAAGACATCATGGTAGATAAAAAGATAAACCAGTTTAATATCCTAACCCACTGCAATGCAGGTTGGTTAGCGATTGTTGATAGTGGCTCTGCCCTTGCACCCATCTATGAAGCACAAAAACGCGGCATCAATATCCATGTTTGGGTGGATGAAACTCGGCCTCGTAATCAAGGTGCAAGCTTAACATCGTGGGAGCTTTTAGATGCGGGTATTCAACATACCATTATTCCTGACAATACAGGCGGGCATTTGGTGCAACAAGGTTTGGTCGACATGGTGATTACGGGCGCAGACCGTGTGGCATTAAATGGTGATGCAGCGAACAAAATTGGTACATATCTTAAAGCACTGGCTGCCAAAGATAATGATGTACCCTTTTATATCGCACTGCCTATCAACACTTTTGATTTTGATTGTAAAAATGGTGTGCAGGATATTGAAATCGAACAACGCAGTGAAGATGAAGTGCATATGATGCGAGGCTTGGATAATAAGGGTAACGTACAAACTATTCGCATCACCCCTGAACACAGTAAAACTGCCAATTATGGCTTTGATGTCACCCCCGCCCGCCTAATTACAGGTTTGATTACGGAAGCAGGTGTGATTGCGCCCAATCAAGAAGCGATTAGACAATTACAACCGTCATGCTCAACTTGA
- a CDS encoding FliO/MopB family protein: MMTEETSFAAMMAQSIGALALVLAIFAGLVWLMRRFQDKVVPVKEGKMQVVQRLHIDSKNSVVEIKHGKQSYLLSVGVGGVHKIADISPEKEVGNDT, encoded by the coding sequence ATGATGACAGAGGAGACCAGTTTTGCTGCCATGATGGCACAATCCATAGGTGCATTGGCATTGGTATTAGCTATTTTTGCAGGCTTGGTATGGCTAATGCGCCGTTTTCAAGACAAGGTTGTACCTGTGAAAGAAGGCAAGATGCAAGTGGTGCAACGTTTGCATATCGACAGTAAAAATAGCGTGGTTGAAATTAAACATGGTAAACAAAGTTACCTTTTGAGTGTAGGTGTAGGCGGTGTTCACAAAATTGCAGACATTTCACCCGAGAAAGAGGTGGGAAATGATACGTAG
- a CDS encoding FliM/FliN family flagellar motor switch protein, which translates to MPEVEEIQNPDVATGSEQKVNLEAIMHVPLDVSVELGRIQLPLHVVARLHRGMVLDLKKEANAEVDILANGRVFARGEVVSADGKIGVRVVEVVPQGDRIQSLS; encoded by the coding sequence ATGCCAGAAGTTGAAGAAATACAAAACCCTGATGTCGCAACAGGAAGTGAGCAAAAGGTAAACCTTGAAGCCATTATGCATGTTCCTTTGGATGTGAGCGTAGAGCTTGGGCGGATTCAATTACCATTGCATGTGGTGGCAAGGCTGCATCGAGGTATGGTGCTGGACTTAAAAAAAGAAGCCAATGCGGAAGTGGATATTTTAGCCAATGGGCGTGTGTTTGCGCGAGGTGAAGTGGTGTCTGCGGATGGTAAAATTGGGGTGCGTGTGGTGGAAGTGGTGCCACAAGGCGACCGTATCCAGAGTTTATCGTAA
- a CDS encoding class II aldolase/adducin family protein: protein MIDGVIKYHVSHTQIPSPEFTAFHDLEALRCRLFALGLIGETPDGIGYGNISFRNNGERSFTITATQTGKQPHLKPNAYIHIVNYDFGTFTVFSEGEFKPSSEALSHAMIYEIHPDIQAVIHVHSAALWQMMIKQKILATTAEYGTAEMVREIAALYQSRNPFKYNAFVMKGHKDGIITFGKNIKEAELRLYHLIQETLNQI, encoded by the coding sequence ATGATTGATGGCGTTATCAAATATCATGTATCACACACGCAGATACCAAGCCCTGAATTTACCGCATTTCATGATTTAGAAGCGTTAAGGTGTCGCCTTTTTGCTTTGGGTTTGATTGGCGAAACACCCGACGGTATTGGTTATGGCAATATATCTTTCCGCAACAACGGCGAGCGCAGTTTTACCATCACAGCCACACAAACAGGAAAACAACCTCACCTAAAACCCAACGCATACATTCATATAGTAAACTATGATTTCGGCACCTTCACCGTATTCTCAGAAGGTGAATTTAAACCCAGCAGCGAAGCATTAAGTCATGCTATGATTTACGAAATACACCCTGATATTCAGGCAGTTATTCATGTGCATTCCGCAGCCCTTTGGCAAATGATGATTAAACAAAAAATACTCGCTACTACGGCAGAATATGGCACCGCAGAAATGGTACGGGAAATCGCAGCCCTCTATCAATCTCGCAACCCATTTAAATACAATGCTTTTGTCATGAAAGGGCATAAAGATGGCATCATTACGTTTGGAAAAAATATCAAAGAAGCAGAGCTTAGGCTGTACCATTTGATACAAGAAACCTTAAATCAAATATAG
- the fliP gene encoding flagellar type III secretion system pore protein FliP (The bacterial flagellar biogenesis protein FliP forms a type III secretion system (T3SS)-type pore required for flagellar assembly.), producing the protein MIRSSLLLRILFLFVFLLPSLASAADVPTLSISLGETEDPDSWFTGLKIIAGLTVLALAPSILVMMTSFTRILIVFAFLRQALGTQQSPPTQILVGLSLFMTMFIMMPVWNQIDSTALTPYLNKEIKQSEAMEKAIDPLRAFMLRQTREDDLILFINAGNIEKPATAEETPMYVLIPAFVISELRTAFEIGFLIYIPFVVLDLVVASVLMSMGMMMLPPVMISLPLKIILFVLVDGWHLITASLLASFR; encoded by the coding sequence ATGATACGTAGTTCATTGTTATTACGTATTTTATTCTTATTTGTGTTTTTATTGCCAAGCCTTGCTTCGGCTGCAGATGTACCCACATTATCCATTAGCTTAGGTGAGACTGAAGATCCTGATTCATGGTTTACAGGTCTCAAAATTATCGCAGGGCTTACCGTTCTCGCGCTTGCCCCATCGATTTTGGTGATGATGACATCATTTACCCGCATCTTAATCGTATTCGCTTTCTTGCGTCAGGCATTGGGTACGCAACAAAGTCCACCCACGCAAATTTTGGTCGGTTTATCTTTGTTTATGACCATGTTTATCATGATGCCCGTGTGGAATCAGATTGATAGCACAGCACTAACCCCTTATTTAAATAAAGAGATTAAGCAGTCCGAAGCTATGGAAAAAGCGATTGATCCATTACGTGCATTCATGCTGCGACAAACCAGAGAAGATGATTTAATCTTATTCATCAATGCAGGAAACATTGAAAAGCCTGCAACAGCAGAAGAAACACCGATGTATGTATTGATTCCTGCCTTTGTCATCAGCGAGTTAAGAACAGCCTTTGAAATCGGCTTTTTAATTTATATTCCGTTTGTGGTATTGGATTTGGTGGTGGCATCGGTATTGATGAGTATGGGTATGATGATGTTACCGCCTGTGATGATTTCACTGCCACTTAAAATTATTTTATTTGTGCTGGTAGATGGTTGGCACTTGATAACCGCATCATTGTTGGCGAGTTTTAGATAA
- a CDS encoding flagellar motor switch protein FliM, with amino-acid sequence MADKEPILAPEEIDALMQAVAPSEQAHALLATLPPVPQPEVVEDFDFASVESDNGPERYPLFFNLQQRMSESLNEQWDETFQRDVELNSEGIDERLYQEIIEDNKEKQQVFFVYEVDGFGRMMVTIELPLVISYIDAMLGGMGESFGDDANDLTPVEQSLANRIGTGLEKLLLHMWKPVVEMKHHLSKLDTEPQFLAVAPVTDPCFSVKFGVKISDDLQGSVHLHYPRTFLEPVLESLRTSVSEDLGKDPEWEQQLQKSIEQVPLNVRLELGQCKLSIKQFLGLRKGDFLPLRKSANEPAMLWVGSTPMFEAMPGSQDGQLAAELTNQLAQDT; translated from the coding sequence ATGGCTGATAAAGAACCAATTTTAGCGCCTGAGGAAATTGATGCGCTGATGCAGGCAGTTGCACCAAGTGAGCAAGCGCATGCTTTATTGGCTACCCTGCCACCTGTGCCTCAACCTGAGGTGGTGGAAGACTTTGATTTTGCATCGGTGGAATCGGACAATGGTCCAGAACGCTACCCGCTATTCTTTAATCTGCAGCAGCGTATGTCTGAATCACTCAATGAACAATGGGATGAAACGTTTCAACGTGATGTAGAGCTAAATAGTGAAGGTATTGATGAGCGCCTGTATCAAGAGATCATTGAAGATAATAAAGAAAAACAACAAGTCTTTTTTGTGTATGAAGTGGATGGTTTTGGGCGAATGATGGTGACCATAGAGCTGCCTTTGGTGATTTCGTATATTGATGCCATGTTGGGTGGTATGGGAGAGTCCTTTGGTGATGATGCCAACGATCTGACTCCTGTAGAGCAGAGTTTAGCCAATCGTATTGGTACAGGTTTAGAAAAACTATTGTTACATATGTGGAAACCTGTTGTTGAAATGAAACACCATCTATCCAAGTTGGACACTGAGCCACAGTTTTTGGCTGTAGCGCCGGTGACCGACCCATGTTTTTCGGTGAAGTTTGGTGTTAAAATATCGGATGATTTGCAAGGTTCTGTACACTTACATTATCCCCGCACTTTTTTGGAGCCTGTTTTAGAAAGTTTACGCACATCAGTGTCTGAAGACTTGGGTAAAGACCCTGAATGGGAGCAGCAATTGCAAAAAAGTATAGAGCAGGTGCCTTTAAATGTCCGTTTAGAGCTTGGGCAGTGTAAATTAAGTATCAAACAATTTTTGGGCTTGCGTAAGGGAGATTTTTTACCATTACGAAAGAGTGCTAACGAGCCAGCCATGCTTTGGGTGGGTTCCACACCGATGTTTGAAGCGATGCCGGGTAGTCAAGATGGACAATTAGCAGCAGAGCTGACCAATCAGTTGGCACAAGATACATAA
- the purE gene encoding 5-(carboxyamino)imidazole ribonucleotide mutase, which produces MENIQVLILMGSKNDMPVMKKTEAVFDEFGVAYKTLVRSAHRTPEATVEAIKEAEEAGCQVFICAAGMAAHLAGVVCSKTVKPVIGVPIASGALNGEDALLSTVMMPPGMPVATVGINGSKNAGLLAVQMLAQNDEDLAHKLRFDRAKQAEAILADD; this is translated from the coding sequence ATGGAAAATATTCAAGTTTTGATTTTGATGGGTAGTAAAAATGATATGCCTGTAATGAAAAAAACCGAAGCTGTGTTTGATGAGTTTGGTGTGGCATATAAAACATTGGTGCGTTCAGCACACCGTACACCTGAAGCTACTGTGGAAGCCATTAAAGAAGCTGAAGAAGCGGGCTGCCAAGTGTTTATTTGTGCGGCAGGTATGGCAGCACATTTGGCGGGTGTGGTTTGCTCGAAAACAGTGAAACCAGTGATTGGTGTGCCGATTGCATCGGGTGCTTTAAATGGTGAAGATGCGTTGCTTTCAACTGTGATGATGCCGCCGGGTATGCCTGTGGCGACTGTGGGTATCAATGGTTCAAAAAACGCGGGTTTGTTGGCTGTGCAAATGTTGGCACAAAACGATGAAGATTTGGCGCACAAGCTTCGCTTTGATCGCGCAAAACAAGCTGAAGCTATTTTAGCAGACGATTAA